The proteins below come from a single Agrobacterium vitis genomic window:
- the cobA gene encoding uroporphyrinogen-III C-methyltransferase, giving the protein MMQDVFKPLPLLQPGHVWLAGAGPGDPGLLTLLAVRGLCMADVIVHDALVDEACLAYANPGAVLEYAGKRGGKPSARQRDISLRLVELAKSGKRVLRLKGGDPFVFGRGGEEALTLVEHGVPFRIVPGITAGIGGLAYAGIPVTHREVNHAVTFLTGHDSSGAMPDGIDWQAVAKGSRVIVMYMAMKHMGHIAAQLMAAGRQPEEPLAFVCDAATDRQRVLETTLGEADVAMQAAGIQPPAIVVLGDVVRLRPSLDWLGALSGRGLQPDPFANRSLKDTA; this is encoded by the coding sequence ATGATGCAAGATGTTTTCAAGCCTTTGCCCCTGTTGCAGCCGGGCCATGTCTGGCTGGCGGGGGCAGGGCCGGGTGATCCAGGTCTGTTGACGCTTTTGGCGGTGCGTGGCCTTTGCATGGCGGATGTGATTGTGCATGACGCGCTGGTTGATGAGGCTTGCCTTGCCTACGCCAATCCAGGCGCGGTGTTGGAATATGCTGGAAAGCGCGGCGGCAAGCCTTCGGCCCGGCAGCGTGATATTTCTCTGCGATTGGTGGAACTGGCGAAATCCGGCAAGCGGGTGCTGCGGCTGAAAGGCGGCGACCCCTTCGTGTTCGGGCGCGGCGGCGAGGAGGCGCTGACATTGGTCGAGCATGGCGTGCCGTTTCGCATCGTACCCGGCATTACCGCAGGCATTGGCGGGCTGGCCTATGCGGGCATTCCCGTCACCCACCGCGAGGTCAACCATGCTGTCACCTTCCTGACTGGTCACGATTCATCCGGCGCCATGCCTGATGGCATTGATTGGCAGGCGGTGGCCAAAGGTTCCCGGGTGATTGTCATGTATATGGCGATGAAGCATATGGGCCATATCGCCGCGCAATTGATGGCGGCAGGACGCCAGCCTGAAGAGCCGCTGGCCTTTGTCTGCGACGCGGCAACGGACCGGCAAAGAGTGCTGGAAACCACGCTGGGTGAGGCCGATGTCGCCATGCAGGCCGCAGGTATCCAGCCACCCGCCATCGTGGTGTTGGGCGATGTGGTGCGGCTTCGTCCTTCGCTGGACTGGCTGGGGGCCTTGTCGGGCCGGGGTTTGCAACCGGACCCCTTTGCCAATCGAAGCCTAAAGGATACGGCATGA